One window of Pyrus communis chromosome 12, drPyrComm1.1, whole genome shotgun sequence genomic DNA carries:
- the LOC137711633 gene encoding stress-response A/B barrel domain-containing protein UP3 has product MLIQSQCSVLSPIRLTNPRGRCLLIPRPAPFNVFRSYGVVRTWLGKKKNGGVLVSATEEQSSSLNVQKKRKIVEHVSLLKAKQDLSDEEEKDMLDYLYTTQYQMRGILAISLGRVSDQNPDKYTHAVYMRFQRKEDIGKFYENPFYMRVLKEHVFPYCHELLNVHYESEVEDDIVPIFRKGEEFNFGVEFVLLLSFVDSASGHVEEALVSLEELIVGFPSLIVQSTRGLNLNLSSKEYTHGVVIRFRSFDAFEIFMGSSEYKKIWKSKFEQITRKTVSVHFSVHPVGNEIM; this is encoded by the exons ATGCTCATTCAATCTCAATGCTCCGTACTCTCTCCCATTCGCCTCACAAACCCCCGTGGCCGGTGCCTTCTCATTCCCCGCCCTGCCCCTTTTAACG TTTTCCGATCGTACGGAGTTGTGAGAACATGGCtggggaagaaaaagaatgggGGAGTGTTGGTTTCGGCTACGGAGGAGCAGAGCTCGAGCCTCAATGTGCAGAAGAAAAG GAAAATTGTGGAACACGTAAGCCTGCTCAAAGCGAAGCAGGATTTATCTGATGAAGAAGAGAAGGATATGCTGGATTATCTCTATACAACCCAGTATCAAATGCGAGGCATTCTCGCAATATCACTAG GACGTGTCTCTGATCAAAACCCTGACAAGTATACCCATGCTGTCTACATGCGCTTCCAGAGAAAAGAAGACATTGGCAAGTTTTATGAGAACCCCTTCTACATGCGAGTTCTCAAGGAGCATGTCTTCCCTTACTGCCAT GAATTGCTTAATGTCCACTACGAATCTGAAGTAGAAGATGACATTGTTCCAATATTCCGCAAAGGAGAG GAATTCAACTTCGGTGTGGAATTTGTGCTTCTGCTATCGTTTGTTGATAGTGCATCTGGACATGTGGAAGAGGCATTGGTTTCTTTGGAAGAACTGATTGTGGGATTTCCATCCTTGATTGTCCAATCTACTCGAG GTCTGAATCTTAATCTCAGCAGCAAGGAGTATACACATGGAGTAGTGATCAGATTTCGGTCCT TTGACGCTTTTGAGATATTCATGGGAAGCTCAGAATACAAAAAA ATATGGAAGTCGAAATTCGAGCAAATCACTCGGAAAACGGTTTCTGTTCATTTTTCAGTTCATCCAGTTGGCAATGAGATTATGTAG